The nucleotide sequence ATCACCATTCCTACTTTCTGAGAGTTTTCAAGGAATTTATCTGACGGCTTTCTACCTGTCACGATTTCCCAGGTAAGGAATACCACATGACCACCATCAAGTGCTGGTATGGGTAAGAAATTCATAAAAGCCAAAACCATAGATAATAATCCAACGATTCTCCAGAAATTATTCCAATCCCATGTACCACCAAAGAACGTAGCAATACGTATCGGTCCTGAAAGAGATTTTCTCACGTCTACATCCCCAGCAATCATTTTCTGGAATCCTTTGATGTTTAACCACACCACTGCAAATGCATTGTATGTTCCTTCCGAAATAGCTTCACCGAATGTAAATTCTCTCGTTACATAGGTTAATTCAAAGGCCGGGTAAAATCCAATAGTGCCCTCTTCCCCCACACTTACAGTCAAGTCTTTTCTTTCACTCCCCCTTTCAATCATAACCTGAACCTCTTGGCTTGGATATTTTTGAAGTATTGGCCTAATTTCGTCATGGTATCCAATAGGTTTGTCATTAACGGCAAGTATTCTATCACCAGTCTTTAAACCTGCATTTTCGGCATTACCTCCAGGCTCTAGCTGGCCTATGACAGAGGGTAATCTTGGCGAGATAATATTGACTCTATTTCGCTTATCTGCAAACTTATCAATAAAATCATTTGGCATATCTACCCTTATTTCCTGACCATCTCTTAAAGCTGTATAGTAATTATCTGATCCAAGTAATAAGTCTGGGCTTAGCAAATCAGAAAATCGTTCATAGTCTTTACCATTGATAGCAATTACTCTATCTCCAGTTTGAAAACCAAGCTGCTCACCAAGATCGTAAGCAACAATACCGTTCTTATTTAGCTCTTCCGAAGGAAGATATTCTTCGCCATTAACAAACGCCAATGAGATAAAAATGATGATTCCGACAATAACATTAACAATAATTCCTCCCATCATTACAATCAATCTCTGCCATGCGGGTTTAGCTCTAAATTCATATGGTTCAGGCTCGTCACTTAAACTTTTTGTATCCAGAGACTCATCGATCATCCCCGTTATTTTCACAAATCCACCCAAAGGAATTGCTCCGATTGAATATTCTGTCTCCCCAATCTGCCTTCCCCATATCTTTGGAGGAAATCCAATTGAAAATTTCTCAACACGCATGCCGAACGATTTAGCAGCCACCATGTGACCCCATTCGTGCACTCCCACTAAAATTGACAGCCCAAGAAGTAGCTGTCCTACCATTATCAAAGTTTCCATTCTATATTAGTTCGAGCGCTTTAGCTCTTGTTTCTTCATCAGTTTTTATAAAATCCTCTAATTCAGGATTGCGAATATAGCTCACCTTTGCGAGGCAATTTTCAATCACATCCGAAATCTCGAGGAAGCTTACTTTATCTTCTAGGAATGCTTGAACAGCTATTTCGTTCGCAGCGTTCAAAATGCACGGTTGATTACCTCCTTTCTTTGCAACTTCAAAAGCTAGTCCAAGGTTGCGGAAAGTTTCAATATCGGGTTTCTCAAAGGTTAATTGAGGATAATCCATAAAATCAAACCGTGGATAATCTGCTTTCAATCTCTCCGGATATGAAACTGCGAATTGAATAGGTACTCGCATGTCTGGCAATCCCATTTGTGCTTTCATCGAACCATCCTCGAATTGGACAAGCGAATGAATAATGGACTGAGGATGTACCACTACCTCTATTTGATCTAAAGAAACGCCAAACAACCATTTTGCCTCAATCACCTCAAGGCCCTTGTTCATCATTGTTGCAGAGTCTATGGTTATTTTTGCGCCCATATCCCAATTGGGATGCTTAAGTGCTTGTTCTTTAGTTACTCTTGCTAAATAATCTCTTCCTTGCCCTCGAAAAGGCCCTCCAGAAGCTGTTAATATAAGTTTCTCTATTGGGTTGTGGAATTCTCCAACAATACACTGAAAAATGGCGGAGTGCTCTGAGTCTACAGGCAATATATTAACACCTTTCTCTTGAGCTAGCTTTGTAATGAGCTCTCCAGCAACTACCAACGTTTCTTTATTTGCTAAAGCAATAGGCTTTCCGGCATTTATGGCATTTATAGTTGGCAGCAATCCAGAATATCCAACCAGCGCAGTAAGAACCATATCAACAGACTCCATCTCCACCACAGATGCAAGAGCTTTCTCTCCTGCATAAACTTTAATATCTCGTGGATCAAGCGCATCAAACACTTGTTGATACAATCCTTCATTCGCAATCACAACACAGTTTGGCTTGAATTCCAAAGCCTGAGCTATGAGCAATTCAGCGCTGTTCTGTGCTGTCAAAACTTCCACTTGAAAATGATCTGGATGTCGCTTGATTACGTCTAAAGTTTGGGTTCCTATTGAGCCTGTGGAACCTAGAATGGCAATATTTCTTTTCTTCATTTAATGCGCGCTCTCTGTATTTTTTCAAAAGAACAATCAACAAAGGTAAGAGTTTGCATTTTTTAACAATCAGATGGAATAAATTTTGATTCCATTCGGTTTACTTTTCAGAAATAAAACGAAATAAAGATGAACAAGCTAAAAATGATTGCATTGGCAACAGTGTCTGGAATGGTTGGAGCATTGATCATAAATCAATTGCAATCACCTAAAGGCAGATCAGTAGATATGAGTCAACCTGAAGCCGAATCCAAGATTCCTGTCTCGAAGATTAGCAAGGTTTCATATTCTTCTATGATTCCGAATGAAGATTTCGTTGAAGCCTCAAAAAAAAGCACAGGAAGTGTGGTTTTCATTCAAACGTTAAGTGAAGTAGAATACCGAAGTGGAGGTTGGATGGATTGGTTTTTTGAGCCCAGGTCATCTCAAAGAATTGGAAGCGGATCTGGAGTTGTTTTTTCGAATGACGGGTATATCGTAACTAATAATCATGTAATCATGGATGCTGATGAGATCACCGTGATTGCAGGTAAAAAAAGCTTTAAGGCAGAATTGATAGGAAGAGACCCAAGTTCTGATTTAGCAGTTATTAAGATCGAAAAAGGGGGATTACCCGCTATTGAAAAAGGTGATTCAGAGCTGGTAAGCGTCGGTGAGTGGGTACTGGCAGTTGGAAATCCATTCAATTTAACTTCTACGGTCACAGCTGGCATTGTAAGCGCCAAAGGAAGAAACATCAATATTCTTAAGGACAAGTTTCCCATTGAGAGCTTTATCCAAACAGATGCTGCAATTAATCCTGGAAACAGCGGTGGGGCTCTGGTTAACTCAAATGGCCAACTTATTGGGATTAACACAGCTATTTTATCCAGAACCGGATCTTATGCTGGTTACGGATTTGCCATCCCTGTAAACATTGTCAAAAAAGTATTCAATGATTTGGTCAAATACGGAGAGGTTCAGAAAGCATTTGCCGGGGCGGATTTTATAGATATTGATAGTGAATTAGCTAAACGTATCGGGATACAAGACCTTGATGGAATACTAATTACCGACGTTAAAGAAAATGGAGCGATTGAAAAAGCTGGATTAGAAAAGCGTGATGTCATACGAAAGATCAATGGCCATCAAATAAATAATAAAGCAACGCTTGAAGAGCTCATTGCAAAAAGTTATCCTGGAGAAAAACTTACAGTTATTGCGGAAAGAGATAATAAGATGATAACTCGTGAGGTCGTGTTGACCAATAGAGAAGGTACAACAAGCATCATTATGCGAAATATTTACTATGCAGAAGATCTTGATGCAAGCTTCGAAAGTGTCTCAAAAGTAGAGAAAGACTTATTAGGAATTGAAAGCGGAATTAAGGTGATAGACTTCAAAAGCAATGGCTTTTTCTACAATTTGGGTATTCCTAAAGGTTTTATCATCACCCGAATAAATAACAAGGAAATAAACAAGCCAGAAGAGTTTTCTAAGATCCTCAAGAATATTCGTGGGCGGTTTGATATAATTGGAATAGATGAAAGTGGAAGAAAGGTCTATTACCCCTTCAGGCGTTAAGCCGTACGCATTTTAAGTTTTTTCTTCAGTTCGTCTACTGAATATCTAAATTTAGCATCGGTATCCATCATGTCATTCACCGATTGGAGTGCATGGATAACGGTGCTATGATCTCTACCACCAAAGTGGTATCCTATAGACTTCAGCGAATGATTTGTGTAATCTTTTGAGAAATACATCGCAACCTGACGTGCAATAACAATTTCTTTTTTCCTTGTTTTCGCTTTTAAATCATCTTGACCTACATGGAAGTAATCAGAAACCGTTTTTTGGATATAATCAATACCTACTTCAGAATCGATTTCTTTCACAATATTTTTCAGAACCTTCTTAGCCAGTTCTAAATCCACATCTATGCGCATTAAAGACGCATGCGCAATCAATGAGACGATCACACCTTCCAGCTCTCTAATATTTGTATCTACTGTATAGGCAATGTATTCTATTACCTCCTCAGGAATATGAATTCCATCTTCCTGAATTTTGCGCTGAATAATAGCCATTCTCGTTTCAAAGGCTGGTTGCTGAAGGTCAGCTGTTAGTCCCCATTTGAATCTTGAAACAAGTCTTTCTTGCAGTCCTTTCAAATCTTTCGGTGCACAATCACTTGTCATAACTATTTGCTTTCCAGCTTGATGCAAATGATTGAATATATGAAAGAATATTTCCTGGG is from Marinobacter alexandrii and encodes:
- the rseP gene encoding RIP metalloprotease RseP yields the protein METLIMVGQLLLGLSILVGVHEWGHMVAAKSFGMRVEKFSIGFPPKIWGRQIGETEYSIGAIPLGGFVKITGMIDESLDTKSLSDEPEPYEFRAKPAWQRLIVMMGGIIVNVIVGIIIFISLAFVNGEEYLPSEELNKNGIVAYDLGEQLGFQTGDRVIAINGKDYERFSDLLSPDLLLGSDNYYTALRDGQEIRVDMPNDFIDKFADKRNRVNIISPRLPSVIGQLEPGGNAENAGLKTGDRILAVNDKPIGYHDEIRPILQKYPSQEVQVMIERGSERKDLTVSVGEEGTIGFYPAFELTYVTREFTFGEAISEGTYNAFAVVWLNIKGFQKMIAGDVDVRKSLSGPIRIATFFGGTWDWNNFWRIVGLLSMVLAFMNFLPIPALDGGHVVFLTWEIVTGRKPSDKFLENSQKVGMVILLSLMAFVIINDTISLF
- a CDS encoding 1-deoxy-D-xylulose-5-phosphate reductoisomerase — its product is MKKRNIAILGSTGSIGTQTLDVIKRHPDHFQVEVLTAQNSAELLIAQALEFKPNCVVIANEGLYQQVFDALDPRDIKVYAGEKALASVVEMESVDMVLTALVGYSGLLPTINAINAGKPIALANKETLVVAGELITKLAQEKGVNILPVDSEHSAIFQCIVGEFHNPIEKLILTASGGPFRGQGRDYLARVTKEQALKHPNWDMGAKITIDSATMMNKGLEVIEAKWLFGVSLDQIEVVVHPQSIIHSLVQFEDGSMKAQMGLPDMRVPIQFAVSYPERLKADYPRFDFMDYPQLTFEKPDIETFRNLGLAFEVAKKGGNQPCILNAANEIAVQAFLEDKVSFLEISDVIENCLAKVSYIRNPELEDFIKTDEETRAKALELI
- a CDS encoding trypsin-like peptidase domain-containing protein, whose translation is MNKLKMIALATVSGMVGALIINQLQSPKGRSVDMSQPEAESKIPVSKISKVSYSSMIPNEDFVEASKKSTGSVVFIQTLSEVEYRSGGWMDWFFEPRSSQRIGSGSGVVFSNDGYIVTNNHVIMDADEITVIAGKKSFKAELIGRDPSSDLAVIKIEKGGLPAIEKGDSELVSVGEWVLAVGNPFNLTSTVTAGIVSAKGRNINILKDKFPIESFIQTDAAINPGNSGGALVNSNGQLIGINTAILSRTGSYAGYGFAIPVNIVKKVFNDLVKYGEVQKAFAGADFIDIDSELAKRIGIQDLDGILITDVKENGAIEKAGLEKRDVIRKINGHQINNKATLEELIAKSYPGEKLTVIAERDNKMITREVVLTNREGTTSIIMRNIYYAEDLDASFESVSKVEKDLLGIESGIKVIDFKSNGFFYNLGIPKGFIITRINNKEINKPEEFSKILKNIRGRFDIIGIDESGRKVYYPFRR